The Lycium barbarum isolate Lr01 chromosome 12, ASM1917538v2, whole genome shotgun sequence genome includes a region encoding these proteins:
- the LOC132622468 gene encoding non-classical arabinogalactan protein 31-like — MAKALVLFKLSVLLLSSFTTVLSHGDHWYSLDKNVDHLSPAQAPKPHHHHPKHSPTPSPTYTPSKPPAKCPTPPPAKPPTPPAYSPSKPPAKPPVKPPTPSVKPPTPSPYYPTRKPVAVRGLVYCKSCKYRGVNTLNQATPLLGAVVKLVCNNTKKPLVEQGKTDKNGFFWIMPKLLTSGAYHKCKVFLVSSNNSYCDVPTNYNGGISGALLKYTPFPKNPVPVKPKFDVFTVGPFGFEPSKKVPCKKLHYEIYN, encoded by the exons ATGGCAAAGGCCCTTGTTCTTTTTAAGCTTTCAGTTTTATTACTTAGCTCATTTACTACAGTTCTTAGCCATGGTGATCACTGGTACTCATTAGACAAAAATGTTGACCACCTTTCACCAGCTCAAGCCCCTAAGCCTCACCACCACCACCCCAAACATTCCCCTACCCCTTCACCAACTTATACTCCATCAAAACCACCAGCTAAATGTCCAACTCCACCACCAGCTAAGCCTCCAACTCCTCCAGCTTACAGCCCATCAAAACCACCAGCTAAGCCACCAGTTAAACCACCAACACCATCAGTTAAGCCACCAACACCATCACCTTATTATCCTACTAGGAAACCTGTAGCTGTAAGAGGCCTTGTTTACTGCAAATCTTGCAAGTACAGAGGGGTTAATACTCTTAACCAAGCTACCCCACTCCTGG GAGCTGTAGTGAAGCTAGTATGCAACAACACAAAGAAACCACTAGTTGAACAGGGCAAGACAGACAAGAATGGCTTCTTCTGGATCATGCCAAAACTATTGACCTCAGGAGCCTACCACAAGTGCAAAGTGTTCTTGGTCTCATCAAACAATTCTTACTGTGATGTCCCAACTAATTACAATGGTGGAATATCTGGTGCTTTGCTCAAGTACACCCCATTTCCCAAGAACCCTGTCCCAGTTAAACCAAAATTTGATGTCTTCACTGTCGGGCCTTTTGGATTTGAACCCTCAAAAAAGGTTCCTTGCAAGAAGTTACATTATGAAATTTATAATTAA